A single window of Hymenobacter sp. APR13 DNA harbors:
- a CDS encoding carboxypeptidase regulatory-like domain-containing protein — protein MDFSLYLLVMLRLSARAYRSSTALSIFCCCTLALAVSLCGINYSEAAGFATSVSEPTEAVAAATVRGRVLNEVGKPITGATVLWKGSPYGVTTDSQGNYQLPLAAGHTVVQFSYAGYVNEEVQVRGAGIQNITLLPAEPNEPASGMREKRLLRSLK, from the coding sequence ATGGATTTTTCCTTATATCTTTTGGTCATGCTTCGTTTATCGGCTCGCGCTTACCGTTCAAGTACTGCTTTGAGCATTTTTTGCTGTTGCACATTAGCCCTTGCTGTAAGCCTTTGTGGCATCAATTACAGCGAGGCTGCTGGCTTTGCAACGAGCGTGAGCGAACCTACGGAAGCTGTTGCAGCGGCTACCGTACGTGGACGAGTGCTGAACGAGGTGGGCAAGCCAATCACAGGGGCAACCGTGTTGTGGAAAGGAAGTCCATATGGCGTCACAACGGACTCGCAAGGCAACTATCAACTGCCACTGGCCGCCGGACATACGGTGGTTCAGTTTAGCTACGCTGGCTACGTCAACGAAGAGGTGCAGGTACGGGGGGCAGGAATACAAAATATAACCCTGCTTCCTGCCGAGCCGAATGAGCCTGCATCTGGGATGCGCGAAAAGAGGCTGTTGCGCAGCTTAAAATAG
- a CDS encoding penicillin acylase family protein — translation MLRIIKPVLALLVSVSLTWVLNTRQGDVPPFGKFLSPFRGFWRNAEPAAAPAALQTLRLPGLRQPVQVRFDDRHVPHIFAQNDHDLYYAQGYLTARDRLWQMDFIAHVAAGRLSEIVGPARLETDRFFRRMGLPFGARRSLDSAMTDPVTRTVLTSYADGANAYIGSLTPQTLPFEYKLLDYQPEPWEPLKSALILKYMAFDLSGRSDDLRMSNALARYGPAVIKDLFPDYPVQEDPIVPVGTPLDFTPLPVPSTPPGFLAAMSGKVPQNEPDPELGSNNFAVSGAKSASGFPLLANDPHLQLNLPSIWYQVQLAAPGLNVYGVSIPGTPTVIIGFNEQVAWGVTNVAADVLDWYQLKFKDSTRREYWHDGRWKPIRRVVERITVHGQPDRLDTVLYTHHGPIVYDKPEKPFLAGHAPVAHAMRWTAHDAANEYQTFYRLNRARNYQDYTAALSTYGSPAQNFIFASADKDIAIWPNGRFPLKWREQGKFILDGTDPAYDWQGWIPAAQNPHVLNPPRQFVSSANQFSTGPDYPYYLNWNYGDGSYDRAHRINERLAGMRQVTPDSLRMLQNDNLNLTAQLLLPRLLQLAAGPANADTLVAASSPEARVLAELRRWNYHYTADALAPSVYELWYGNLVKRIWSDDFGLKATGLEMRMPARDRTKTLILREANSRWIDDQRTPQRETLPQLVRRSLRFATDSLTRKYGPLGPRWAWKNQKSTDILHMLQIPGFGHMDLDCGGGAGIVNATTERTGPSWRMVVALGPRVKAYGVFPGGQSGNPGSVAYDDMLETWRVGQLNELIFLRSATEPNPRVRAAWTLER, via the coding sequence GTTTCGCTGACGTGGGTGCTCAACACCCGGCAGGGCGACGTGCCGCCGTTCGGCAAGTTCCTGAGCCCCTTCCGCGGGTTCTGGCGCAATGCTGAGCCCGCCGCTGCGCCCGCCGCCCTCCAGACGCTGCGCCTGCCGGGCCTGCGCCAGCCCGTGCAGGTCCGCTTCGACGACCGGCACGTGCCCCACATCTTCGCCCAAAACGACCACGACCTGTACTACGCGCAGGGCTACCTCACGGCCCGCGACCGGCTCTGGCAGATGGATTTCATTGCCCACGTGGCCGCCGGGCGCCTGTCGGAGATTGTGGGGCCCGCCCGGCTGGAAACCGACCGGTTTTTCCGGCGCATGGGCCTGCCGTTTGGCGCCCGCCGCTCCCTGGACTCGGCCATGACCGACCCGGTGACCCGCACCGTGCTGACATCCTACGCCGACGGGGCTAACGCCTACATCGGCAGCCTCACGCCCCAAACGCTGCCCTTTGAGTACAAGCTGCTCGACTACCAGCCCGAGCCCTGGGAGCCGCTGAAAAGTGCCCTGATTCTGAAATACATGGCTTTCGATCTGAGCGGCCGCTCCGACGACCTGCGCATGAGCAACGCGCTGGCCCGCTACGGCCCGGCCGTCATCAAGGACCTGTTTCCGGATTACCCGGTGCAGGAAGATCCCATCGTGCCCGTGGGCACGCCGCTCGACTTTACGCCTCTGCCAGTTCCGTCCACGCCGCCGGGCTTTCTGGCGGCCATGTCGGGCAAGGTGCCGCAGAACGAGCCCGACCCGGAGTTGGGCTCCAACAACTTCGCGGTGAGCGGGGCCAAGTCGGCCTCGGGCTTTCCGCTGCTGGCCAACGACCCGCACCTGCAGCTCAACCTGCCCAGCATCTGGTACCAAGTGCAGCTGGCCGCGCCCGGCCTAAACGTGTACGGCGTGAGCATTCCGGGCACGCCCACGGTCATCATCGGCTTCAACGAGCAGGTGGCCTGGGGCGTGACCAACGTGGCCGCCGACGTGCTCGACTGGTACCAGCTGAAGTTCAAGGATAGCACGCGGCGCGAGTACTGGCACGATGGCCGCTGGAAACCTATCCGGCGGGTGGTGGAGCGCATTACGGTGCACGGCCAGCCCGACCGCCTCGACACAGTGCTCTACACCCACCACGGCCCCATCGTGTACGATAAGCCGGAGAAGCCCTTCCTTGCGGGCCACGCGCCCGTAGCCCACGCCATGCGCTGGACCGCCCACGATGCCGCCAACGAGTACCAGACCTTCTACCGCCTCAACCGCGCCCGCAACTACCAGGACTACACGGCCGCGCTCAGCACCTACGGCTCGCCGGCCCAGAACTTCATTTTCGCCAGCGCCGACAAGGACATTGCCATCTGGCCCAACGGCCGCTTTCCGCTGAAGTGGCGCGAGCAGGGCAAGTTCATCCTCGATGGCACCGACCCGGCCTACGACTGGCAGGGCTGGATTCCGGCCGCCCAGAACCCGCACGTGCTAAACCCGCCGCGGCAGTTTGTGTCGTCGGCCAACCAGTTTTCCACCGGCCCCGATTACCCTTACTACCTCAACTGGAACTACGGCGACGGCAGTTACGACCGCGCCCACCGCATCAACGAGCGGCTGGCCGGCATGCGCCAGGTTACGCCCGACAGCCTGCGGATGCTGCAAAACGACAACCTCAACCTGACGGCCCAGTTGCTGCTGCCCCGCCTGCTGCAGCTGGCCGCCGGCCCCGCCAACGCCGATACGCTGGTTGCGGCCAGCTCACCCGAGGCCCGCGTGTTGGCCGAGCTGCGCCGCTGGAACTACCATTATACCGCCGACGCCCTGGCGCCCAGCGTGTACGAGCTGTGGTACGGCAACCTCGTGAAGCGCATCTGGTCCGACGATTTCGGGCTGAAAGCCACCGGCCTGGAGATGCGCATGCCCGCCCGCGACCGAACCAAAACCCTCATCCTGCGCGAAGCCAACAGCCGCTGGATCGACGACCAACGCACGCCGCAGCGCGAGACCCTGCCGCAGCTGGTGCGCCGCAGCCTGCGCTTCGCCACCGACTCGCTGACCCGCAAATACGGCCCGCTGGGCCCGCGCTGGGCCTGGAAAAACCAAAAAAGCACCGACATCCTGCACATGCTCCAGATTCCCGGCTTCGGGCACATGGACCTAGACTGTGGCGGCGGTGCGGGCATCGTGAATGCCACCACCGAGCGCACTGGCCCTTCGTGGCGCATGGTGGTGGCGCTGGGCCCGCGCGTGAAGGCCTACGGCGTGTTTCCGGGCGGGCAAAGCGGAAACCCCGGCTCCGTCGCCTACGACGATATGCTGGAAACCTGGCGCGTGGGTCAGCTCAATGAGCTGATTTTCCTGCGCTCGGCCACCGAGCCCAACCCGCGTGTCCGAGCCGCTTGGACGCTGGAGCGCTAA